The window AAAAATACACATAGCCAGGAAGGGAGCAGAGGACTCTGTGATAAGTAATTCACCCAGGTGGACTGTCAAGAAATCTGCTATACTTGCACATACTTAAACATACTGTTTGCACATGTCTCTGCCTGCTTACTTCCCTTGCTTCCTTCTTCCCAATCCCATCCTCCTCGCCTCTCTGTCCGCCCACTCACTGTCAAATGTGTGCAAAATGACAAGGAAGGGAAAGGAATGAGAATGAAGAGGGGGGCAGAAAATACACGGAGCTGTTCCTAAGCAGATGTTTCTTGTTGCAAAATATCCTGCAAGCCTTTACATCAGTGGGATTTAATGTGAATGTCCCTTTAGTTATCTTGGAAAAACCTGTGTTGTAGAGCTTTGTAGACACACATTGACCTGTTGTAGCTCACTGTTGCCACCTGTTTTGCACACAGAAatgatgttttaatgtgtggGTTTATTTTCCACTGTTTAATACCAGTACCGCCTACTTCCATTTGAAAAACACAGTTTAACTTGTCCTGATGTCATTGCCGTCTCTCCACACACTGCAGTAATGGAGCATCTGTAGTAGTATTTTATTCCAGGGAGAGTGAGACTGCATCAGGCATGTGGACATCCTTCGGTCCATTTGTTTTACACTGACCTATACGGACTCAAAATCCCCAAAATGCAACTATGTTAAGAATGGGTCAAAGCAAACCACAGCTGTATGTCAACAGTCTGTCATGCAACACTCTACACTAATCCCCAGCTCTGTTACAATAGCCCCTGACTAttgtctctctgtttctcagGCTTCTGCTTATGGAAGCAGGTTGTCCATCTCCTCCAAATCCCCCAACCCTTAATCCCATGTGTCATATAGAAAGCAACCTAGCATTGCATGCACTGAGGTTTTTCTGTATGGCATGAGTCAGCAGAGGGATTATGCAGCCATGCAAAACTATAGGTGGTGAAACCCCAGGCAGAAAGACAGATATGCATGTAGAAGAGGATCATCATTAACCAGCTGCATCATCATGGGTAACCATGAGATCAGTTCTCACCTTCCTAACTAACTTCACAGAATATTTTTtacaaatgtaattatgtgtgaTAACAAAAATGACCACAACCATGCTATTTACACCAGAGTTACATACTGTGCAATGGCACCAAGAGCCACCCAGGTATCCTCAGAGCCAACAATACCATTTTCACCTGCCACAGTGCAGCTATGTACACCTGGGTGTATTCCATGACAAAGACAAGCAGCCAGGTGCGCTTAGCTAACAATGCTACTTGCACTTAGTAATGAAAACTAGCTGTATACCTCAGCCAGTATCTTAGCCAATAATGCTTTTTGAATTTAAGTGTACCGTAAATCATGGTATGAACTATCCATGTTTTATTAGCTAACAATGATATTTGCACATGTGGCTATGTATACCATGGGAGGATACAATGATGCTATTTTCACCTAGTTGTATATCATGGGATTAACAAGTATCCATATGTTTTTAGCTACTCATGCTATTCACACCTATTCTGGAATATTGTGGCTTTTTACACGCTTGtgtatatatcatatatatatccTAGTGTTTTAGTCAACAATGCTATTTGCACCCAAACTATGATCTTCTCCCAAACCTAAACAAGTAGTTTTGTTGCCTAAACATAACCGGGCCAAGAGTAAAGACTAGTTaaagtgtctctctctctctcccccttgtGCAGGATGGACGTCTGAGGCCTGGAGATCAGCTCATCGCCATCAACAAGGAGTCCTTAATAGGTGTAACCCACGAGGAGGCAAAAAGCATGCTCAACAAAGTCAAATTCAAGTGAGTGAATTTTAAAATAGCGTAAACTCTGAAAAACCTCCACAAAAACAGCATGTgtatcttttttgtgtgtctccagCCAAGACAGTGTGGTGGAGATAGCTTTCATCCCAGGTAAAGGACTTTTTCCAAGTAGCACGTCTCTCCATAATGGAGTCCAGCGAGCGGCGGGGAACAGCTACAACTCTGGCCGCTTAAAAGTCCACATCAGATCACCTGAGGTCAGCTCCACCATATGTCACTGTAGACTCCCAGATTACATGGAgtgttgtttttcctgcagtAAGCACAAATATGAcgcagtatttatttatttgttattatttgtttttttgtgcagattTGTACAGAGGAGCCGGCCCCAGTGTCCTCACCCTCTCCTGATATTTGCCCTCCAGAAATTAATATTTCAGGTAGAACACTTTCTTTCTGTTCCTCCCATTGTTGTTAGAGTGCAGGGAGCTGTTTGACATTGGAAGaagatttatttgtttttaaatgatttgatttatttctgtatttttattctgGTCTTTGTATAATATGATTTACCAAAGCAGCTgtgtcataaaaaaacacattttaaagaccACTAAACACCTGCTGAATCAGACAAGAGATTTTCAGTGATTTGTCCTCCCTTAAATCAATCTCACATTAGATAAGCCCAGCTGATCTGAGAATGAAAAAATGGGGAACATTTGCTCTCTTACAGAGATTTGGGATTAGGTGGAGAGGAGCAGATAAGATTTAAATGAAACTACATCACAGTAGGGGACACGGGAGTGTGAGGGTTTGTGAAAGTATATGTACGTGATATAATAGTAGGCTAATTTAGAATTTTCCTTAAGAAAATTGAAACTAGGAGTCAATCAATAAGGCAACATaaaaagataataaaataatctgGTAGTGTTAGTTCAGACTATGGATTTCCACATATTCTGCCCGTGTGGTATTCACAGATTACTTATCATAAATGCAGATGTATATACAGTTTAAAGTTTTCACCctcatgttcagggaggttcACTGTATATTTGCCTAAGAAGCCACAGACATGCATCAGGGGCTCTTCTGTTGGAATGGACCATATGCATCAATGAGCATTTTGCACCTATTACCCTGTCACTATGTTATTGGTTGGACTTACTTGAACCTCTTTTTGCTAACTTCAGGAAGTGTGCATAATGATAAAATGGAATTATATGGGGTTCTAATGTTAAGGGTCGCTCACAGCCTTTAGTGGAAAGCCACCCGACAGCTTGTCCCAATCCTATTGGCCAGGATTACCACAGCCAAGGTTATTTCCTAGGTGCTGTGACCACTTAGCTCCCCGCCAGGCTCTTATTGGTTAAGCCAGTTGCTAGCTGTGACAGATGTCAGCAGTTTGTGTTAcggtgagcacacacacacataacttaCCTTTGTTTCCAAAAATCATAATTTCTCTATATGCACAGATTGTCACACAGGTCAcaggacagcagcagtgatcGCTCTTACATTAGTTTCCTTTTTGCTGCTGCCTGACGATGCTTGAGTGAACTTGAACGCACGGCACTGTATGCACCGTGTAACTCTGTTGAGTGGGCTGACGGCGTGACCTTCTCATGTGCTGCACCTGACCTGACCCAAAGTGCCACAGAGGTGTTCAATCCTGTTAAAGGGATAAATGCACGATTGTGACGATATGTTGGGAGTCTGCCGCCCACTCTCTGTCTGACGGAGGTCTGACGGAGATTTATTTCTCCTCAAGACGAGTGCACATGCTGATCCTCATGGGTcagtgacacaaaaaaacaaaaactgtgttagtattttacaaaataaaatatgttaaacattatacataaaatcaaataaaaactaaaataaaaataagtatttaaatataatatatttatctGGAGCATCGGTCGGTGTAGTGTAATAGTGTAAATGCTTTGTGAGGGACGAGGTCGGTCTGAGGATACAGTCGGCTCTCGGCTCTCTCCCCCCTTAGCAACAGGGGTCCAGCCTGCAGTTCGACATCACCGCAGCGAGCAGCCGCACAAAACTGGGACAGACAAACTCATCAAATTAATATTAGGCATTGGCTGGctgccctcccctccctctcatcTATATAATCATCCACCTTCCCTCCACTCCTCTCTTTTTAATCATCTGCTTTTCAtctgccccccccaccccaccccaccccaccctcacGCACACACCTCCTCTGTCAGCACAGCCGCCCAGAGAATCAGTCCATCCACTCTGATATTACAGATTATCCAATGATATTTCTCCTCCTGTTGTTTACAAGGTGTCCTCTGGCCTCATATACACTTTTCTTATTATGTTTAAAGGGGGCTCCTGGTTTGATCTCTCATGTATAAGTGTCTACATAGGAGTCTTAATCCTGTCTTTTCAcctccaccttttttttaatctgtctgtAGGTTCAACCAGCCAGAGGTCACCAACAGGGACGAAACCTAAGATTACACTGGACCCCTACATACGGCTCAAATCAGACAAGTTAGACTTGGTGAGTAAAGTAAAGCCAGTCAATGGAAAGGTTTGTCCTCACTCATTGTCTCTTGTTTCTGTATTGATGGTGGAGTTGTGACTCTACACTCATACATAAGAAGAAAATTCACACTGAGCATTAATCTCTTTTGGATTATAATTTTACAGTTGTAGCACTTTCTTATCCACACCCCCCCAAGATCTAGCTTCATCTAATTATTGATCTCTCTCCCTGCTCGCTCTGTCACACTGTTCATTTAGAACTTTATTTTTATCCTATCAGCAcattccctccatctctctctctctctcactctgctcaccCCTGTCATCCAGCTTCAGATTTTTTTCGACCTGGACTGGTCGTCTCTGCCCTCTGTAGAAATTTCCTGCAGTTATTCAGCTTTGATTTTAATTTTGTCCGGATCCTGCTCAGCCGTAGGTTGACCCTAATCTACCAATTCATTAATGGGATTAGAGCGACAGAGAGAGTTTAAATTTTGAATACAGGCACAATTCTCTCTTGATCCGTGGGCTCctttgcaaaaacaaaagagagagagagagatggattaTGGATATTTTTAGCTTTGAGAGATACTGTAATGAGGAAATGTCACAAGGTACAAAAAGCCAATGAAGGACAAAGAGATTGACATGCACATTTAAGAGCAATACAATCTTTTGGCAATTTAGGAGATATATTTAAGATTTAAAGGGGCAGTTCACCCCTAAATCAGATGTTTTTCGGTacctgtttatgtttgtgtctctgtccctctcagGCTTTGTCCTTCCTCGGGCTGGACgtcacagaggagaagagaaagaagtTGAGACAGAGTCTGACCACGGACCCACAAGGCACCGTGGCCTATGGAGGTaaagcgcacacacaaacacacacaaacacacacacacacatgaaacacgTCACATATATTTCCCCATTGCATCAACAGCAAGGTGAAAGATCTGTGTTGAGTTCCTGTCAGATCAGAGATGCTGTGTGACGGCTGCATGCCGCTTCCTGGTTGTGTCACTTGTGTGTGCGATGTCACGTTGTGTAACCATGAGGCAGCTCCGGGTCTGCTTGTATCCATGCAGTCAGCCAGTTGTAGGAGACCTGGGCTATAGAGAGGGCCAgcatgcaggtttttttttgtttagccactgaattattttttttatgtggagATATTTCTGTAATCTTATctgtgtttccatggtgacctgtaacaaacattttgtctctgtgtttcagacTTTGTGGAGGCGACCCGGAACGTCTTCCAGGAAAACCTGGAGGAGCTTGGTTTGGGGACGGGGCCCTTCACCTTCTCCTATCACGAAGCAGCGAGTCTGATGGACACGTCAGCCTTCCACTCACCAGTAAGCACCCCCCCATGTGGGAGAAGCATGGCGACTCGTCTACTTTACAGAAAGCCGGTGAATAAGGCTGGAAAACACAGTTAAATGAATCCTgtaatatttgtgtgtgcagacataTGAGTCCGAATGCAGCTACAGCAGTGAGGAGATGGAGCAGTTTCAGACGGaggtgaagcagctgcagaCCCAGATGAAGCAACtgaaggtgaacacacacactcactgtattGATGttaacaagaggaggaggagtctgaCTTCTCAGACTCACCTGATGACTCCAGCAAGGCTTCATGTGCTGCCTCTCTTGGCAGGTGATGCTGAAGGACATGGAGCACAGCAAGAAATCCCTCGAGGATGAGTTGCAGAAAGCATCAGAGGTGAGCCGGGAAACAGTGTGTGAATCCAGGCGTTGCTAGAAGTTCACACGATTATATTCACCGTGGAACGTTCTGTTGTCCTTCCCCAGAAAGCCTGTTTGACTGTTGAGGAGAACGTGCGTCTGAAAAGTCGTCTTCAGGCAGCCGAGGCTGAAGTGGGGCAGCGGCAGACCAGCAGCGCTGAGCAGGACTACGAGgaagtcattcagctgctgGAGGCGGAGATCAGAGACCTGAAGAACCAACTGGCCAGCAAGAGGCAAACACGAGGAGCGGAGGCCGGCAAGGTCAGTCTCAAACAGGTacatctttttctgtttcatttcatCGTTTCAATCAGCTTCAACACTAAACTCCTACATAACGATTTGCAGACCTTGAACAGCTTTGGTTCCTGTTGGATAATATTACAGTCAGTCCCTGTTATCACAGTAAACAACAAAAGCAACTGTGTGTTGAGATGCTGTGCAGCTGGAGCCCAGAGCAACAACATGTGGAGCTCAGAGCCAAGCTTTTCTTCCCTGTCATCACGAGCTGGAGGCCCTGCGGCACCATCAATCCGCTGCCTGACTCTTAGTCCTCCTCACACTGAGCTGCATTTCTCAGAGGCCACAGAGCTCTGGCTCTGTTTTCACCTGCTCCCCGCTTTGATGAAAAGAAGGCTTTCTATTCATTTTCCTCCAGCTCTCAGGCTTACCGCCTCACAACCTGTGGCTTTCCATCTCAGGTGGTAAATCCCCTGGCTGTATGCCGGCACACTCACtccgttttttttgtttgagctGTGAGACAAAGCGGCATCCAGTTAataagagaaagaggagagagagtttTGATGTGCTGCAGAACATGGTCACATGGGTTTGAAAGGGCCAAAGAGTGAAGTCACAACAGTTCTCCAAACAGCTGTcaattattatataatttagagagtgtgtatgtctgtgtgtgtgcaggaggaggtggtggagctaAACAGGAGGCTGACGACCGTCGACTGCCAGCTGAGGAAGTCGGAGCTGAGCCGGAAACACCTGGAGATCTCCAACAAGAAACTGCTGGGCTTCGCACAGGTACGACCCTGAGTGCACACTCATAATAATTCTATTGGATAGCTATCAGGCTATTGTTAGgcgaaagattttattttgcacgatgttgttatgtggtgtgggtccacatatctagaagtgtgtccctcacatgaagttttcatttctatgtttattactgtaatgtgttttataagtacttgtgtgttaagtaagttttacagaagatcaaaggaagacaggtatactgaatgtattgagaagtgtgtaattcaCTCcctctgttagctgttgtctgctctttggagacagctctggttgatatcaagctaaggttgtaaatccagatcttgattgaaagaatgtgtgagcccattttacgacccacccttcctgtgagtttgttttcctggttacctccagatctgacccacagcttatgagattttaggacttaaagtgaacttacatgggggaagaggtggaagcttttatggggcttcataaagtcactcgtatgggacagtgatcattctcgTGGACTTATCTTCTTAGGTTGAcaaaaaggggaccccctgctatttattttgtttttctcctgactctcagggttaaccattaccaaataaggtaaactaaatatcagttgaccccattggtgcagaattaggggaggacatgattttatgggatctcaagataggataaaaggtgttttcaAAAGAATGGCatgttgttctctggctgtgaggccaggcaaccacagagatctctgtctgtgtgactcagaatttgcttctttactgttaaaataaattgtaattttgagaccagatattgtcaacttcttcttaatcaaagaaccggggaagatgaatgaaaggatccagaagatttctTTTCCCTAACACTATCAGTCTAAGAGAATTGCTCatttcttctcttgttttctaGCATGAACATTGTGTCTCAGCTCACATACTATGTAGGCTTCAGTCATATTGTGAATTTGACAGCAGCGCCACACATTTTCTTGAATCTAATGGAGTCAATCTGCCCCCGTGTGGCTAAGGGgacacactgcagctctctgcaccGCTGCAGCTGGATCTCTTCTTTTATCTCTCTGATGTTCAGTGTTACTGATAAGCACTACTGTTACATTGTCTTTGTCTACAGAACGTCCACAAAGTGCTCTCAACGCCCAGCCTGTTTGGTGGAGATGGCGGGTAAGAAACTCTTAACATCACATTTTTTGGCTTCTCACAGCTCTGCTGTAAGGTAGTCTCGCTGTAATCCATCCAcctcttctgtttgttcttcttaTATCAGCAGCAACAGGTCGTCTCCAGTCACGGACAGCCCTGACACTCCATCGCCGCTTCCTGATCCCGCCTTCCAACTGGCAGCGGAGGCCAAAGAGCTGGTGGAAGGAGTGTGTACGGTCACTCATGATAACAAAGGTAAATTAGAGAAGAAGGCATCAGTCgtgaaacaataataataatgatgttaTAGGCTAACGGCATTTTCGGTTGTTGATCTGCAGCATCTGCTAACACACCGGAGGCGGTGCCAGTCCCAGATGGGAGTCCTGATCATCAGGTGTGAGCGACAGAAAGCCAAGAGAGGACGGAAAGATGACCCGGGCCTGGCTGAAcgagctgaacacacacaacaccacgGTGGACAGGGGAAGACACAGCGCCATTCCAATATGACTCCCAGATACAACAATACGGCTTCAACCAATCCAAACCTTCACTCCCAGTGACCGATCGATCACGTTTTAATGCCAAAGCTCGCTTGCACACTTCAAAAGAGTGTCTTCCTTTTGAAATATtccacagtgtgtctgcagggttCAGCAGCGGGATGTGTGACTCAGCCGTGACCCAAGGACTCTCATGGTTTCAATGACAAATCACATGTACAGAAGTCTCTATGAGAAGTGCTCTgccaaataataaaacaatctgCTGGACTTCTCCTTTGTGTTGCAGTAGGTGGCGTTGGAGGAGCTGCATGACTGAgcccacagcaaacacacatactgCTTGTTAATACTGCTCCCTGAACTCTTTTGTAACccatcacacacattcactccaCGGACTGCATGTAAAAGAGGACCTGTTTGCTTGGAAAGGACAATCCTGACCTCAAAGAGTCTTCCTCTGTGTCATAATAATAACTCGATGCCGCCTGcctccgtcacacacacacacacaccgttgcTTATTTGCTCCGCCACATAGGCAAAGAACTGTTGAgcaaaaaagtagaaaaacaacagcagcgcCCCTTTTCCATCATGCTAACTCTCCTCGTGCCCTTACTCATCATTCAGAAGGCATGACGAAGGCTTTGCAGAGGCTGGACATGAGCAGTGTGGGTCACCGCTTCATATCACTGCATGGTTCATGGCTTTACCGTCGCCGTAGCTCCAACTATGTAAGCTTGTGTTTAGTAGTCACAGTCATAGGCAGACATCAGTCATAGGCTACATATGAAACATTGACTTCATTTATACAGACAGCTGCAAATTCCAACACGTCCTGTAATTTAACTAAATTGCATCTTTGGTGTGGCCTCATATTGTTTCTGTTACCGTTTTATATTAAAGGAATAACTGATGACTGTAACAGTGTCGGgtttctttatgtttttatgcgtttatttacatttttgttttcagatgacTATAATACTTTTGTTGATTTTACAACCCAACCAACAGTTAGTttaattcctgttttttttacatccagaaaagaaaaaacgaCGTGTCAACAGTAGTTCATATAGAACTGTTCATTTAAAACTTAACATAAGATTCTGAGCTCATCAGGGGTTCAGCTCTTCCCTTAATGATGCTTCCATTTTTTGCACAtgccacatgtttttttttttttttacagtgaaataataacattaaataaaagTATGCATATGCCagtatgatgtgttttcagtgtatgTTATAACTTTGTGCTCCGTGTAAAGAAAAGGTCTGGGGGGGGTGTTCTTGTGAAAAGCTGTCCATGTAGGAGTTAAAATGGCCTCTGGTGGCTGATGGGGGGTGAGCCCACGCTGCTGGGACTGCGTATGCTGGAGTCGTAGGAGCTTGGCGTCATTCCCACGATGCCCTCGGCCTTGGGCGTCTCCCCACACAGAAAgtcgtcgtcctcctcctttgAGGCCTGACAGACACGGATTAAACAACCTCAGTTATTCTCTATGTGATAACAAGTCCAGGTAGTACGACTTGTCATTTTTCTGTCATCTCACCTGTTGGCCTGATTTGGTGGAAAGCAGCTCTATGTCTGTTAGTTCTTCCCAGACCTGGTACAGGGGCTCGATCAGCGGGCCAGacctacacacagacaggaagtttcTCATGTGCAGACACACCCCTTTTTCAATGTCTAGGACAGACCACTGCCTTCCAGAACCTACCTTTTGAGCAGGTAGGGGTCGAAGGGGAAGAAGCTGTCCAGCGGGTTGGTGTTCGTGGTCACAGTGTCTCCTCCTACAGAACTCCGGACCACTGGTAGCACAGAGCGATTGTTCTTTTCTATGATGGTGTAGCAGAACACCACCTGATACTTCCTGCAACACATACCACACCTGCTTAAAACCTTTATCTGCTACACGGCTTTATCATTACCAAAGGTATTaagagtgtgttgtgtgtaccTGGTGATTGCTGCAAACATGCTGGTGACAGAAGGCAGGCAGACTTTGAGAGGGTTCAGCTGACACATAACCACCCGCTCCAGGTTCAAACTCTGCAGGTACTCCAGACCTAACAAATGGAGAGATTGATTCTGGATAAACATGACAGCAGATGTTATCATTCGATTTCCTGCCGGGGTGTTTGCTACCTTTCTTCATGTTGGCCTCCAGCATGGCTCTGTGCCTGAAGATGATTGCGTAGAAGGCAGCCTGGCAGGCAGTGTAGAAGGGTCCatgcagactgatgtcacaacagACCTGTCTGCCGCTGCTGTCCTGACTGTCTATGTAGCGGTGGATCCAAGAGAGCAGCAAGTCCAGACAGGCTCGCACGGTGCTGCAGCAGAATCAGAGCAACAGATACGTCATCCTGGCCGCAGATGACTTGCATTtacttgtctctgtgttgtaaTAAGCACGAACTACACTCACACCACAGGGATGAACTTTGCTCTGGCCAGAAAGCTTCCCATGTATCCAGCGGCAGACTGGCGGAGGACAGCAGGCTGAGAGGGGTTCTGGAGGATCTTCCACAGGTGATCCAGAAAGGCCTCTGTCAGGGCCTGAGGCAGACGGCACAGAAAAATCATTAAACATTCTATTCCAAGATAATATAATGTGTTGTCCAATTTTACAATTACACAGTGAGTGAAGTACTGACCAGTTTGAAACTGCAGAGATAAAAGAGGGTG of the Parambassis ranga chromosome 8, fParRan2.1, whole genome shotgun sequence genome contains:
- the LOC114440280 gene encoding syntaxin-binding protein 4 isoform X4, which gives rise to MLTTRARHPGFPTNPKSMFQRLKVPLGVARTLMGPYGVDRAVHSMEFTDCENGLGIKVIGGVKEVTGEEFGVYVKRILPGGLASADGNLMPGDQILEVNGDSLVGVTSERAVDVLRAASATNHMRLLIARDEEAKREFAELMEKYGSNGSTGSTRNSPIQQGGRYLDSTSSGSSSRSQSPLLLSPAGSQNMYNNSGPMMRSLSHPGEGVIQLISVARSSSLGITIGGGSNRPDGPAVFIQEVLSGGDCHRDGRLRPGDQLIAINKESLIGVTHEEAKSMLNKVKFNQDSVVEIAFIPGKGLFPSSTSLHNGVQRAAGNSYNSGRLKVHIRSPEICTEEPAPVSSPSPDICPPEINISGSTSQRSPTGTKPKITLDPYIRLKSDKLDLALSFLGLDVTEEKRKKLRQSLTTDPQGTVAYGDFVEATRNVFQENLEELGLGTGPFTFSYHEAASLMDTSAFHSPTYESECSYSSEEMEQFQTEVKQLQTQMKQLKDMEHSKKSLEDELQKASEKACLTVEENVRLKSRLQAAEAEVGQRQTSSAEQDYEEVIQLLEAEIRDLKNQLASKRQTRGAEAGKVSLKQEEVVELNRRLTTVDCQLRKSELSRKHLEISNKKLLGFAQNVHKVLSTPSLFGGDGGSNRSSPVTDSPDTPSPLPDPAFQLAAEAKELVEGVCTVTHDNKASANTPEAVPVPDGSPDHQV